A section of the Roseomonas marmotae genome encodes:
- a CDS encoding alpha/beta fold hydrolase, whose translation MFVDLADTLIHCVVEGPAEAPPVLLLHSIGTTHDIWEAQAQALLARRFRVIRPDMRGHGMSGVTTGGYTMSGLARDAVAMLDALGISAAHVAGISIGGRIAQQMAADAPERVRSLCLLNTALEFPTPAAWDARIEEVLREGTCCLADTVMPRWVIDTALPSSRGLRQMLLRTDRHGFAGACAALRDAGAAELAGRIDTPCGIIAGELDPAVPAEAVARLRAAIPGASLTTIPGAGHITTYEFADAVTVAMLAHFERLG comes from the coding sequence ATGTTTGTCGACCTCGCCGATACCCTGATCCACTGCGTCGTGGAGGGCCCGGCGGAGGCGCCACCCGTGCTGCTGCTGCATTCCATCGGCACCACGCACGACATCTGGGAAGCCCAGGCCCAGGCCCTCCTCGCCCGGCGCTTCCGGGTCATCCGCCCGGATATGCGCGGCCATGGCATGAGCGGCGTCACCACGGGCGGCTACACCATGTCCGGGCTGGCACGGGATGCCGTGGCGATGCTGGACGCGCTGGGCATCAGCGCGGCGCATGTGGCCGGCATTTCCATCGGCGGGCGGATCGCCCAGCAGATGGCGGCCGATGCGCCGGAACGGGTGCGCTCCCTCTGCCTGCTGAACACCGCGCTGGAATTCCCCACGCCGGCCGCCTGGGACGCCCGGATCGAGGAGGTGCTGCGCGAGGGCACGTGCTGCCTGGCGGATACGGTCATGCCGCGCTGGGTGATCGATACCGCGCTGCCCTCATCCCGCGGCCTGCGCCAGATGCTGCTGCGGACGGACCGCCACGGCTTTGCCGGCGCCTGCGCCGCGCTGAGGGATGCGGGCGCCGCCGAGCTGGCTGGCCGCATCGATACGCCCTGCGGCATCATTGCCGGTGAGTTGGACCCCGCCGTCCCGGCCGAGGCCGTGGCGCGGTTGCGGGCCGCCATTCCCGGCGCCAGCCTGACCACCATCCCCGGCGCCGGCCACATCACGACATATGAGTTCGCCGATGCCGTGACGGT